Proteins from a single region of Candidatus Binatus sp.:
- the dnaX gene encoding DNA polymerase III subunit gamma/tau — MAESLTTHLVLARKWRPERFSELVGQEHVTRTLGEALKRGRIAHAFLFTGIRGVGKTTAARILARCLNCEKGPTAEPCGECAACVEIRGGRSLDVSEIDGATYRKIEDARAIIENLSYRPARDRFKIYIIDEAHQLTDSAFNALLKTLEEPPPHVKFILATTEPQKMPETILSRLQRYDFRRIPYLTILERLKDLARREGLEAEEGALRLLAREAGGSMRDAERMLETAMATAPAQVTEAEVASSLGVASRTTVLKLAGAILEKNAAAALAHVRELKSRGANLESLGRDLLETFRNLAVAKLPASGADSPLDDIPDHEATELKRLAAGASARDIMRLFRLMADSQEQILRSPYPDLLLEMAVVRMASLAAVIDADELLRAIGADKTAPAPTSGTPPAPSGGGLSSRGAAKPQSASKEQSSGARRLRVEGEVKADAPLRHEFQDDRPRELPELRDFIRGRRAALAGFMEQGAGLALDGDLLTVTARNEIYVRYLNDNKMVIAELASEHLGRAIRVELSTNGAAKLGSAGRAAIALGGNGRTRELSSAPAADTNNPVAAKSAQKEAAPSKPVESTGEIAPMPPAMNAALRAATPEERQAVLADPAVRRVFDTLDARLVELRIPNLTPASAKEGAARNQSSTPQRGARGKEQSEWQK; from the coding sequence ATGGCCGAATCCCTGACGACACATCTCGTACTCGCGCGCAAATGGCGGCCGGAACGCTTCTCGGAGCTGGTGGGCCAGGAGCACGTGACGCGCACGCTCGGCGAAGCGCTGAAGCGGGGCCGAATAGCGCACGCGTTTCTGTTCACCGGGATTCGTGGCGTCGGCAAGACCACGGCGGCGCGAATTCTCGCGCGATGCCTCAATTGCGAGAAAGGACCGACCGCCGAGCCATGCGGCGAATGCGCGGCCTGCGTGGAGATTCGCGGCGGGCGCTCGCTCGACGTCAGCGAGATCGACGGCGCCACCTACCGCAAGATCGAGGACGCGCGCGCGATAATCGAAAACCTGAGCTACCGCCCGGCGCGCGACCGCTTCAAGATTTACATTATCGACGAGGCGCATCAGCTGACCGATTCGGCCTTCAACGCGCTGCTCAAGACGCTCGAGGAGCCGCCGCCGCACGTCAAGTTTATCCTCGCGACGACCGAGCCGCAGAAGATGCCGGAAACGATCCTGTCGCGCCTGCAGCGCTACGACTTTCGGCGCATCCCGTACCTGACGATTCTCGAGCGGCTGAAGGATCTGGCACGGCGCGAAGGGCTCGAGGCCGAGGAGGGCGCGCTGCGGCTGCTCGCGCGCGAGGCCGGCGGCAGCATGCGCGATGCGGAGCGGATGCTCGAGACCGCGATGGCAACGGCACCGGCGCAGGTGACGGAGGCCGAGGTGGCATCGTCGCTCGGCGTCGCGAGCCGGACTACGGTTTTGAAACTGGCCGGCGCGATCTTGGAGAAGAACGCGGCCGCAGCGCTGGCGCACGTGCGTGAGCTTAAGAGCCGCGGCGCAAACCTTGAATCGCTGGGGCGCGATTTGCTCGAAACGTTCAGAAATCTCGCGGTCGCGAAACTTCCCGCCAGCGGCGCGGATAGCCCGCTCGACGATATTCCCGATCACGAAGCAACGGAGCTCAAGCGGCTGGCCGCGGGCGCGAGCGCGCGCGACATCATGCGGCTGTTCCGTCTGATGGCCGATTCGCAGGAACAGATTCTTCGCTCGCCGTACCCCGACCTGCTGCTCGAAATGGCGGTGGTGCGGATGGCGTCGCTGGCGGCGGTGATCGACGCCGACGAATTGCTGCGCGCGATCGGCGCGGACAAGACTGCGCCGGCGCCGACCTCCGGGACTCCACCCGCGCCGTCCGGCGGCGGCTTAAGCAGCCGGGGCGCGGCGAAGCCGCAGAGCGCATCGAAGGAGCAATCCAGCGGTGCGCGGCGGCTGCGGGTCGAGGGCGAAGTCAAGGCCGATGCGCCGCTTCGCCATGAGTTTCAAGATGACCGCCCGCGCGAACTTCCCGAGCTGCGCGATTTCATCCGGGGCCGGCGCGCCGCGCTGGCCGGTTTCATGGAGCAGGGCGCGGGACTTGCGCTCGACGGCGACCTGCTGACGGTCACGGCGCGAAACGAAATTTACGTCCGCTATCTCAACGACAACAAGATGGTGATTGCGGAGCTTGCCAGCGAGCATCTTGGCCGCGCGATTCGAGTCGAGCTTTCGACCAACGGGGCGGCCAAGCTTGGCTCTGCCGGCCGCGCTGCGATCGCGCTCGGCGGCAACGGCCGGACGCGAGAATTGTCGTCTGCGCCGGCGGCGGATACAAATAATCCGGTTGCCGCGAAGAGCGCGCAAAAAGAGGCGGCGCCATCGAAGCCGGTTGAATCAACCGGAGAAATCGCGCCGATGCCGCCGGCGATGAATGCCGCGCTGCGCGCAGCGACACCCGAGGAACGGCAAGCGGTGCTTGCGGATCCCGCGGTGCGCAGAGTGTTCGATACGCTGGACGCGCGGCTGGTGGAACTCAGAATACCGAATCTCACGCCGGCTTCGGCCAAGGAAGGCGCGGCCCGGAATCAAAGTAGTACGCCGCAAAGGGGAGCTCGCGGCAAGGAGCAATCAGAATGGCAGAAATAG
- a CDS encoding glycosyltransferase family 87 protein: MDAPIRPSRLSESRKDTAAALHRQRTLVSCNVQGQRPATLDHKRAAAKEQDCWEPKYLKAVGPPVEFRPNRRRWGTLVSSHSQRSVLNWLRNAPWITAQRISIYPKLFVAAYVLTYILWVSTMHGMVDREGTAIGADFINSWGGSYLALSGHPQQVYDLAMIHVAERAAVGGQEVSLCGWYYPPTFLLIVLPLALVPYLWALAAWTLATLAAYLSVLWKTAPWKQTVWLALAFPGAWINLINGQNGFLSAALLGGGLLYLEQQPVLAGFLFGLLVIKPHLGIFVPLVLVLSRRWQCLLAATVSSLGIIALSLLAFGPETWLTFFHSIWLPHWIVLEQGAIPYSYQQSVFAAARLWGLSLRIAYAVQALAALSAALVLVWLWTGNCSYRLKAAALVICGLLATPYLFDYDLTLVGVGIAWLAIEGIERGFLPFEKSALVLAWLAPIADRAVAKYALIPLSPLLNIVLLAFITVLAARSQSGKMSESAESVSTAATATATPGSAIRPQTTRRSGPSPITPDK, from the coding sequence AGCGACGCTCGACCACAAACGCGCCGCGGCCAAAGAGCAAGACTGCTGGGAACCGAAGTATTTGAAAGCCGTCGGGCCTCCGGTAGAGTTTCGCCCCAATAGGCGCCGGTGGGGGACATTGGTGAGTTCGCATTCTCAGCGATCGGTCTTGAATTGGCTTCGCAACGCGCCGTGGATCACGGCCCAGCGGATTTCGATCTACCCCAAGCTTTTTGTCGCTGCTTATGTGCTCACCTACATCCTGTGGGTGAGCACCATGCATGGGATGGTCGATCGAGAGGGAACCGCGATCGGCGCCGATTTCATCAACAGCTGGGGTGGCTCGTATCTGGCTCTCTCGGGGCATCCTCAGCAGGTCTACGATCTCGCGATGATACACGTGGCGGAACGAGCCGCGGTCGGTGGACAAGAGGTGAGCTTGTGCGGATGGTATTATCCGCCGACTTTTCTTCTGATCGTCCTACCGCTCGCTCTGGTTCCCTACTTATGGGCGCTGGCTGCGTGGACTCTGGCGACTCTCGCAGCCTACCTGTCGGTGCTGTGGAAAACCGCGCCATGGAAACAGACCGTATGGCTCGCACTCGCCTTTCCGGGTGCATGGATCAATTTGATCAATGGGCAGAATGGGTTCCTGAGCGCTGCTCTGCTTGGCGGCGGCCTGCTTTACCTGGAACAGCAGCCGGTACTCGCCGGATTCCTATTCGGGTTACTCGTGATCAAGCCGCATCTGGGGATTTTCGTACCCTTGGTTCTCGTACTCTCGCGGCGATGGCAATGCCTTCTTGCCGCCACCGTTTCATCGCTGGGGATTATTGCGCTGTCGCTGCTCGCGTTCGGGCCAGAGACCTGGCTCACGTTTTTTCACTCGATCTGGCTGCCCCACTGGATCGTCCTCGAACAGGGCGCGATCCCCTATTCCTACCAGCAAAGTGTGTTCGCTGCAGCGCGTTTGTGGGGCCTGTCGTTGCGAATAGCGTATGCCGTCCAAGCCCTCGCGGCGCTGTCGGCAGCGCTTGTGCTTGTGTGGCTGTGGACAGGTAATTGTTCCTACCGCCTTAAAGCCGCCGCGCTCGTGATTTGCGGCCTGCTCGCGACCCCATACCTGTTCGACTACGACTTGACCCTGGTCGGAGTTGGAATCGCATGGCTCGCAATCGAGGGGATCGAGCGCGGCTTCCTTCCCTTCGAGAAGTCGGCGCTCGTGCTTGCATGGCTCGCTCCGATTGCCGATCGGGCCGTGGCGAAATACGCCTTGATACCGCTATCCCCTCTCCTGAATATCGTCCTGCTGGCTTTCATCACAGTTCTCGCGGCCAGATCTCAAAGCGGCAAGATGAGCGAATCCGCGGAATCGGTTTCCACAGCCGCGACCGCCACCGCGACGCCGGGCTCGGCGATCCGTCCACAGACGACAAGACGCAGTGGCCCTTCACCCATTACGCCCGATAAGTAA
- a CDS encoding carbon-nitrogen hydrolase, translating into MGSPADKVAIGLIQMSCAPEPRLNLDKAIAKIEEAARRGAQIVCTQELFGAHYPCQTEDPKFFDLAEPIPGPTTEALGAVAKARKIIIVASIFERRAAGVYYNAAAVIDEAGKIVGRYRKMHIPDDPRYYEKFYFAPGDLDFAAHPTSRGPVGVLVCWDQWFPEAARLTAMAGAQILFYPTAIGWWHGEPETVRPKQQDAWETIQRSHAIANGVFVAAVNRVGVEGELEFWGDSFVADPFGEVIARASTTGEETLVVECDLAKIEEVRRNWPFLRDRRIDAYADLTRRFRS; encoded by the coding sequence ATGGGTTCGCCCGCCGATAAGGTCGCCATCGGCCTCATCCAGATGAGCTGTGCGCCCGAGCCGCGCCTCAATCTCGACAAGGCAATCGCCAAAATCGAGGAGGCCGCCCGGCGCGGCGCGCAAATCGTCTGCACCCAGGAGCTGTTCGGCGCGCACTACCCATGTCAGACCGAGGACCCGAAATTTTTCGATCTCGCCGAGCCGATTCCCGGCCCCACCACCGAAGCGCTCGGCGCCGTGGCCAAGGCGCGGAAAATCATCATCGTCGCGTCGATCTTCGAGCGTCGTGCGGCGGGCGTCTATTACAACGCTGCCGCGGTCATCGATGAGGCCGGGAAAATCGTCGGCCGCTACCGCAAAATGCATATCCCCGACGATCCCCGCTACTATGAAAAATTCTACTTCGCCCCCGGCGATCTCGATTTCGCCGCGCACCCCACCTCACGCGGCCCCGTCGGCGTGCTCGTATGCTGGGATCAATGGTTCCCCGAAGCGGCACGGCTCACCGCGATGGCTGGCGCGCAGATTCTGTTCTATCCGACCGCGATCGGATGGTGGCATGGCGAGCCGGAAACAGTCCGTCCCAAACAGCAAGACGCCTGGGAGACGATCCAGCGCAGCCACGCCATCGCCAACGGCGTCTTCGTCGCGGCCGTCAATCGCGTCGGCGTCGAGGGTGAACTCGAGTTCTGGGGCGATTCATTTGTCGCCGATCCGTTTGGCGAAGTAATCGCGCGCGCCAGCACCACCGGCGAGGAAACGCTGGTGGTCGAATGCGACCTCGCCAAGATCGAGGAAGTCCGCCGCAACTGGCCCTTCCTGCGCGATCGCCGTATCGACGCCTACGCAGATTTGACGCGCCGCTTTCGATCGTAG
- a CDS encoding agmatine deiminase family protein, translating into MNPIPPEHRRLLAAYRMPPEWAPHLACYLAWPHNLDTWPGKFDLIPPIYADMVAAIARFEPVRLMVNNETQIDEVRAMIRDAIRRRGDSDDAATGAVDIFYLPTNDAWARDHGPIFVNRLATDSAAGPNQIALDWRFNSWGRKYGAFDLDDVVPQKLGGRYGFDVIEPGIVLEGGSIDVNGAGSVLTTESCLLNPNRNPALSRADIEDYLRTYLGVSNVLWLGDGIAGDDTDGHIDDLARFVARDTIVTVLEDDPADVNYPVLRDNLNRLRAMRDQDGRPFKIETIPMPPAVIYDGARLPASYANFYIANGAVLMPRFMSPQDNVAASTLSRLFPGRRVVGVPSTDLVWGLGSVHCLSQQHPAPPTASS; encoded by the coding sequence GTGAATCCCATTCCACCTGAGCATCGCCGCCTGCTCGCGGCCTACCGGATGCCGCCCGAATGGGCGCCGCATCTCGCCTGTTACCTCGCATGGCCGCACAATCTCGACACCTGGCCCGGCAAGTTCGACCTTATCCCGCCGATCTATGCGGATATGGTCGCGGCCATCGCGCGATTCGAGCCCGTCCGCCTGATGGTCAACAATGAAACGCAGATCGACGAAGTGCGTGCGATGATTCGCGACGCCATCCGCCGCCGGGGCGATAGCGATGACGCGGCGACTGGGGCCGTCGATATATTTTATCTGCCCACCAACGACGCATGGGCGCGCGACCACGGCCCGATTTTTGTCAACCGCCTCGCAACCGATTCGGCCGCCGGCCCAAATCAGATTGCGCTGGACTGGCGCTTTAACTCGTGGGGCCGGAAGTACGGCGCATTCGATCTCGACGACGTTGTCCCGCAAAAACTTGGGGGCCGCTACGGCTTCGATGTGATCGAGCCGGGAATCGTGCTCGAGGGCGGCTCGATCGACGTCAACGGCGCCGGCTCCGTGCTCACCACCGAGTCATGCCTGCTCAACCCCAATCGAAATCCCGCGCTCAGCCGCGCCGACATCGAGGATTACCTGCGCACATATCTCGGCGTGAGCAACGTGCTATGGCTCGGCGACGGAATCGCCGGCGACGACACCGACGGCCACATCGACGACCTCGCGCGCTTCGTCGCCCGCGACACTATCGTCACCGTCCTCGAGGACGATCCCGCCGACGTGAACTACCCGGTGCTGCGCGACAACCTTAACCGCCTGCGCGCGATGCGCGATCAGGACGGCCGCCCCTTCAAAATCGAAACTATCCCGATGCCCCCCGCTGTCATCTACGACGGCGCGCGCCTGCCCGCCTCCTACGCGAACTTCTATATAGCCAACGGCGCAGTCCTGATGCCGAGATTTATGTCCCCGCAGGATAACGTCGCGGCCTCGACGCTCTCCCGGCTCTTCCCCGGCCGCCGCGTCGTCGGTGTCCCCTCGACCGACCTGGTCTGGGGGCTGGGCTCCGTTCATTGCCTGAGCCAGCAGCACCCCGCGCCCCCGACCGCGTCATCCTGA
- a CDS encoding DUF2089 domain-containing protein produces MRPIILKCPSCDGNLTVARLRCPDCSISIDGEFAPPALLKLSGAQIDFVEVFIKNRGVIREVERELGVSYPTVRARLDEVITALGYSAKSAPEAAPSDDDGSRRRSVLADLKRGKLTPEQALAALNEPRTKND; encoded by the coding sequence ATGAGGCCGATAATTCTTAAATGCCCGTCATGCGATGGAAACCTGACAGTCGCGCGCCTGCGATGCCCCGATTGCTCGATCTCCATCGACGGCGAATTCGCCCCGCCCGCCCTGCTCAAGCTCAGCGGTGCGCAGATCGATTTCGTCGAGGTCTTCATCAAGAACCGCGGCGTAATCCGCGAAGTCGAGCGCGAACTCGGCGTCTCATACCCGACCGTGCGCGCGCGACTCGACGAAGTCATCACCGCGCTCGGCTACTCCGCCAAGTCCGCTCCCGAGGCCGCGCCTTCCGACGACGACGGCTCGCGGCGCCGCTCGGTCCTGGCCGATCTGAAGCGCGGCAAACTCACGCCCGAGCAAGCGCTCGCTGCGCTCAATGAGCCGCGCACAAAAAACGACTGA